In Plasmodium cynomolgi strain B DNA, scaffold: 0568, whole genome shotgun sequence, the genomic window taatatgttaaaatggaaTACAATCAATCACTTTAAAACTCacaaatatttatacttatacataaatagtaaattattttacatttagtattaatttttcaaaaatgtggataatGTTCGTGCTTATAAGCTTTTAAAATCTGCAAAGGATATTGGAGACGAAGTGTTATCTGACGaagatattttaataaagtgCAATAGTCGTGATATTACTAATAATGCTAAAacagtttgcaaaaaattatttatttttttgaatttttatgttcatgtaAATAATTGGTGGTCTCGAATATACAACTTAATAGTATTGATTATAGATATATGAACTTCTGGGCTAATTATGAATTAAACGGAAAAGATCTTATTGAAAACGATTCTATATGTGAATTTAAGAATAACATAGAGCATTAATTTCAGATGTGCATTGATAATGATGAATTGAAAACAGCCTTAGGGCATATTGAACATGATCATaaaagaatgaaaatattGGATAGATTGTACCAAAGTTATTGTGAAATGcatgaaataattatttctacTAGTGAAGAAAACATTGAGAAATATTTGGTCTATACCACGGATTGTTTTAACGAATATAGAGGTGCTATTAGTACTGTTCcaataaatgataaatattttcatagtgccctaacaaattttaagaaaGCTTATGAAGAACTTGCTGATAGAGCTCTTATTAAAAACACATCACATGAAGAATATATAGAGAAGATGGCAGAATATAGTATAACTTCAGATATGATTTTATATTCAATGGAAAATGAtagtaataaaattatgttaatttCAATATTCAGTTCAGTACTTGCAGTAGTCctcatattaatatatttttatatggttaaaataatattaattagagtattcatttttaataattaatacTATTGTAATACTCTGCAACAATAGCGTTGTAGTTTatcatatattaaaatatataattattatttgttttctGTTATATTAGTTTAATCCTTTGGGAAAACGTATATGCgataagaaagaaaataagaaaaaataattccgtAATCTGGGTGATAGTAAGAATAACCTATTGTATAGTAACCATAACAATCATgtgtattataataaaaaaatataatttagcATATCATTGAgcataatgataaaataaaaaataaaattctttcaataatattgataaattatgtaacatatgaaaaaataaataatttcgaTGTTATAAATGCTAAAGCTGTGTCTACTCATTACaggaataaattaaataattcccttaaaattcttttaaacaACAATTTAATCTATCTATTAACaatagttttaaaaatgatgatagttataaatattaacaacCAATTTATAAAGCATATTTAATAtaacatttaaattatttcatttacaTAATAACTGCTTCTATATATTGATAAATATTACACCGCTGTGGTGATAGTAATCAAATTAAGTTATATATTAAGAATGATCAATTAATACtaaaatttaatatgtaatataaattataaactTAATTTGATTATTTGGGTAaatcatatttatttgataatacttttttctttaggtttttatttctgttttattaattgttctttaatattaaaatttttttactttttgtatTGTTCTTATGCTGTTAATATTCAAAGTGatatgtgtttattttataatgaatacacaaataattaattttattgttactaattttaatattttcgcACAATAAACtaaacaataaatatatgttaactaaatattatttatattatattatatttaagcCTTTGACAAATCAAATAATTTGTGATATCTTTCAAATATAAACATCTATACAAGAAATTTCTTCGTA contains:
- a CDS encoding hypothetical protein (putative); amino-acid sequence: MCIDNDELKTALGHIEHDHKRMKILDRLYQSYCEMHEIIISTSEENIEKYLVYTTDCFNEYRGAISTVPINDKYFHSALTNFKKAYEELADRALIKNTSHEEYIEKMAEYSITSDMILYSMENDSNKIMLISIFSSVLAVVLILIYFYMVKIILIR